Sequence from the Kineosporia succinea genome:
GTCACGGCGGTGACGTGCAGCATGTCCGCAGCCGTAGCCCCGGCGAGCAGCAGGTTCGCAGCCTCCGCGAACCCCACCCCGGCCGGTTTCCGCAACACGTCCCGGGCCGGCACGGTGATGCGGCTGGCGTACCCGCCGGAAACCCGGAACGCGAGAACCTCGTCCCCGACCCCGAACCCGCTGTCATCCCCGGCCGCATCCACCACCCCGGCCACCTCGAACCCCACGACCTTGGGCAGAACGGCCGGATCCTTCCCCGGCCCCGCCGCGAACCCCTTGAAGTCAGCCGGGTTCATGCCCGCGGCCCGTACCGCGATCCGAACCTCACCCACGCCCGGGTCCGCCGCCGCGTACTCCACAAGCTCGAGAACCTCCGGCCCCCCGAACCCCGTAGCCACCCACCTGCGATCCATAACTCCTCCTTCACCCGGCACCATCGATACCGATCCTGCCGAAACCCGCGTCAAGACGCGCGGCGAAGTGGGATCAGGGCTCAGGAACGGTTATCCAGTCCTCTGATTCGGCAAAGGTCACGTAGACACTGGCAGCTGCACTTTCGATGGACTCGTTGAAAGCGGCAGTGCTGAGCATTCGTAGGGCGTTCGAGCCACCGGCCGGAATCTCCGTGTACGGATCCCCATCCGCGGACAGTCGCGTCGAGGCCTGACTAAGCTCTGGTACCCAGCTCAGCTGGTACATGCATGACCCGACAGGGCGGCCGCGGGCGGCGTCCTCCTGGACCAGGTATCCCGGTTCGCTGGCTCCGGCAACTGAGCACGATCGTTCATCTGAGGCCGTCGACGCGGGGGAAACGGCTGTACTCGGAAAGCTGACTGCCACCGCACCTGCCCCGTACTTGTCCGCGAGCTGACCGGGAGCCATGCGGTCAACCGAGAGATTTCGTTCGCTGATTGTCAAGGCCAGGAAGGACGTTCCGGGAGCAGCGCTGTCACCCTGTCGCTCTGTGGTCTGCTCCAGACCGGTGGCACGGATCTGATACGTGAATCCATCAGGACTCCGGAAGGCAACGGACTCGCCGTATTGCGGTGCTGCGCCGGAACCCACTGCGGCCGGTGATGTCGACGACCGGGCCGGGCTGGCTGCAGATGTGGTCTCGGGCCTGGGCGTCGCGTCGCCTGGCCGGATGATGATCACTGCTCCGGCGACCACGACGACGGCGACACCTCCGGCTATCAGTGCCGGGGCAAGAAGGCCGGAGGCAGATCTGGCGTAGTCGCCTCTCGCCCGGATGGCCCCCTCGAGCCCTGGGCTCCCTTTCAGGGAACGAGCCGTCTCCGTCAGCAGTGAAGTCTCCCGCCGCGCATCCATTGCCTCGATCCGGTTCAGCAGATCCGTCACCCGCCGCCCGAAGTCCGGGTCCCCGCCGAACCCGTCGTCCAGCGCCCGCTGCAACCGGCCCTGTGTGGAACGGTCCACCTCGCCCGCCACGACGTCTTCCTGCAGCCGGCGCAAGAACACATCGGTCTGCTGTCGCGCGGCCACCGTGTTCTGCAGGTCTGTCAGCAGGGCCAGCAGTTGGCGGTCACCGTCCTCACCCCCGCCCCGTCGCACCGCCAGAGCCGTCAGATAGCTCACCACCGTAGCCGCCGCACTCATCCCGTTCCCCGTCCCCCACGACAACTCGGTCAATCAGCACCGGATCATAACAATCCAACCCCGCCCCATAGCTCCACGTAGCCGTGTGACCGGTCCCGTACTCCGAACGGGGGACCGGAAACCTCATCCGATGTTTCAGTCCGCTCCTACCGCTGCCGAAAGACTTTTCTGTGAGAAGACTGTCGCGGACCATAACCTTGCGGGCCACCCTCCTGCTGTTGGGCGTCGGAAGCATCGTGCTGACGGCGGGCGTTCTGGGGGGTGTGGCCGGATGGCAGAGCGGTGTGTTCAGCAACAAGGCTGACGAGACCATCGCCAATCAGCGGGACAACGAGCTGGACAGCCTGACCAGCCAGGTCTACCAGTTGGTGGGCAATGCGGGGGCTGCCACCCAGGACCGGGTCAACCGGGCCAACACCGTTGCGCTGGCGGACCTTGCGGAGAGGGGCGGCCTGCAGCTCGGCGGCCCGGACGTCACCTGGAACGCGGTCAACCAGGTCAGCCAGAAGGCGACCACGGTCAGCCTGCCCCGCGTGAGCGTCGACGGCCAGTGGCTGGGCCAGAACCGCAACGTCAAGCAGGGCACCCCGGTCGTCGACTCGCTCGCCGAGAAGGTCGGCGGCGCGGTCACGATCTTCCAGCGGATGAACGCGGACGGCGACCTGCTGCGCGTGGCGACCAACGTCCCCAACGCGGAGGGCAAGCGGGCGATCGGGACCTACATCCCGTCGGTCGGCGCGGACGGCAAGGCCAACGCGGTGGTCGCGGCGATCAAGGCGGGCAAGCCCTACCGCGGTGTGGCCCAGGTCGTGGGCACCTGGTACGTCACCGCGTACGACCCGCTGAAGAACGCGGACGGCGACGTGGTCGGTGCGGTCTTCTTCGGTGTTCCCCAGGCCGACGCGATCAAGGAGCTCACCGAGAGCGTCGCGTCCACCAAGATCGGCCAGCACGGCGGCATCTCCATCTTCAGCAACGAGACGGCCGACCGCGGCCGCGTCATCGCCTCGGGTCTTCCGGTCACCGAGACCGACAAGCCGCTCGAGGTCACCGACGCCGACGGTACCCCCTACGTGCAGCAGATCGTCGACGCCGCAGCAACTCTCGAAGAGGGCCAGGAATGGTCCGCGAACTACAACCTCCCCGGCGTCGACTCCCCGGCCGCCGACAGCACCGTCCGCGTCATGTACTACGCGCCCTACAAGTGGGCCATCGCGGTGCAGACCTACAACCCCGACTACGCCGCCGCCAGCGAGGCTCTCAGTGACGGCCGCGCCAGCATGCTGACCATCCTCGCGATCGCCGCCGTCCTGCTCGCCCTGGTCGGCGGTGGCCTGGCCTGGTACTGGGCCCGCCGCACGGCCAACCGTCTGGCCACCCTCACCGGCGCTCTCGACAAGGTCGCCCGCCGCGACCTGAACGTGCAGGTCACCGAGGGCACCGACGAGATCGGGCAGATGAGCAAGGCTCTCAACACGGCGGTCGGCGAGATCCGCTCGCTGCTGTCCGACATGGCCACGACCGCGACGGGTGTGGCCCGGGCCGCCGGCCAGGTCTCGACCGTCGGTGACGAGGTGTCCGGCGCCGCCGACGCGGTCGCCGCCCGCACCACGCACGTCGCCACCGAGGCCGAGGACGTCGCCCGCACGATGGCGACGATGGAGGCCGGCTCCAACGAGATGTCCTCCGCCATCAGCGAGATCGCCCGCAACGCCACCCAGGCCGCGTCCGTGGCCCAGGAGACGGTGCAGCGCACGGAACAGGCCCGCGCCGTCATCGACCGGCTGGGCAACTCCAGCGCCCAGATCGTCGACGTGGTCGAGGTCATCAACGCGATCGCCGGTCAGACGAACCTGCTGGCCCTGAACGCCACGATCGAGGCCGCCCGCGCCGGTGAGGTCGGCAAGGGCTTCGCGGTCGTCGCCAACGAGGTCAAGGAACTGGCCCGCCAGACCGCGGAGGCGACCGTCGACGTCACCTCCCGGGTCAACGCGATCAAGTCGGACACCGACGACGCGGTGGCCGCGATCACCGCGATCGGTGAGGCCATCGAGCGGGTGAGCAGCTTCCAGGAGGCCATCGCCGGCGCCGTCGAGGAGCAGAGCTCGGTGACCTCCGAAATGAGCCGGAGCGTCGAGGTGGTCACGATCGGCGGTACCCAGATCAGCGCCGGTATCGGTGAGGTCAAGGAGACCGTCGCGAGCACCCTCAAGGCGGTCGGCAGCTCTCGCGAGGCCGCCCGCACGCTCGACGAGAACGCCCGCGAACTGACCCGCCTGGTCGACCGTTTCGCTCGCTGAGTCGGCAAAACGCAGCAGGGCCGTGGATTCTCACCCACGGCCCTGCTGCGCGTCATCCCCAGAAGGCTGCCGATGGGGGACGCCGTGTCGGGCGATCGCGGTCAGGTCACCGGCGTCGTGGTCGTGTCGATGAGGGACGCGTCGGCCGGGCGACCGCGGTCGGGTCGCCCGGGAAACGTCAGGACCGCACGACCGCCGGCTCGGCCGCGGGCGCGGGAGCGTCCGGCTCCGACGGCGCCCGGCGCAGCAGCGCGAACACGACCAGCGCCCCGACGACCCCCACGCCCCCGGCGATCACGAACGCCCCGTGCAACCCGGACGCGAAGGCCTCGTGCACCGCCGTCCGCAGCTGGTCGTGGAACGCGGCCGGGGCCTTGGCCAGCACCACCTGGGTCTGACCCCCGGCCACCGCGGAGGCGACGTCGTCGGCCGAGGGGACCCCCGCGTCCCTCAGCGTCGATGCCGCCCGGGACGCGAAAACCGACCCCAGGACGGCCACCCCGAACGCCAGCCCGAGCTGACGCGAGGTGTTCAGCACCCCCGACGCCATCCCGCTGCGCTGCACCGGCACCGCCGACAGGGCGGCGGCCGTGAGCGGCGGCGTGGCCAGCCCGACCCCCAGGCCCACGACGAGCAGCCCGGCCAGCAGGGCCGTCCACGACGAGCCGGCCCGCACGAACAGCATGAGCAGGCTGCCGCAGCCGATCAGGAACAGCCCGGCACCGATCGGCCGGGCCACCGGCACCCCGTGCAGCCGGCTGGAGAGGAAACCGGCCACGGCGAACGCCACGACCGACATCGGCAGCAGGGCCAGACCGGTCTGCAGCGGGCTCAGCCCCACCACCGACTGCAGCCAGATCGAGACCAGCGCGCTCGAGCCGAACGCCGCCGACGACAGCACCGCCGCCGCCAGCACCGCCCCGGTGAACACCGGGCTGCGCAGCAGCGTCAGGTCGATCAGCGGGTGCTCGGCACGGCGCTCGAGGAGCACGAACGCGGCCAGCGCGAGCAGACCGAGCACGGCCGAGACCACCGGGGTACGGGACGTCCACGACGACTCGCCGGCCTCGATGATCGCGTAGGTGATCAGCCCGGCGGCCGCGGTGAACGTGACCATGCCGGGCACGTCGAGCCGCACGCGACGGCGCTCGGCGTCGGCGAACACGGCGATCGACAGGGCGATGGCGAGCACCGACACCGGCAGGTTGACCCAGAACGCCCAGCGCCACGAGAGCAGGTCGGTGAGCACGCCACCGATCACCGAGCCGACCCCGGCCGAGGCGCCGGCGACGGCACCCCAGATGCCGTAGGCCGTGCCCCGGTCGCGTCCGGAGTACGAGACGTTGATGAGGGCGACGGTGGTCGCGAACATCGCGGCGCCACCGATGCCCTGCACGGCGCGGCCGATGATGAGCACGGTGATGTCCTGCGACAGACCGCAGGCGACCGAGGCGAGGGCGAAGACCGTCAGGCCGGCCAGGTAGATCCGGCGCCGGCCGAGCGCGTCGGCCAGGCCTCCGGCCCCGAGCATGAGCGCGGCCAGGCTGAGGGCGTAGATGTCGATGACCCACTGCACCTGGCTGAACGAGGCTTCCAGGTCGCGGGTGATGTCGGGGAGGGCGACGTTCACGATGGTGACGTCGATGAGCAGCATGAAGGTGCCCAGGCAGACCGCGAGCAACGGGGTCCACTTACGCATGGAATGACTCCAGGTAGTTTTCGTCAGGTGTCCCCAGGATCCCCTCCGGAGGTCCCGCCGCATCCGTCGTACGTCTCGAAGTAGCTAGAATCCTCCGTCGAAGGGTGGTGTCCGGATGGAAATCCTCACGACCGACGAGCTCGACCATCAGCTCATCCACGCGCTGCGTCTCGATCCGCGCGTCCCGTTCGCCCGTTTCGCGTCACTCACCGGGGTCTCCGAGCAGACGGCGGCCCGGCGTTTCCGGCGGCTGCGCGAGCACGGCGTGCTGCGGGTCCACGGTCTGGTCGATCCGTTCGGCAACGCCCTGGGCAACTGGATGGTGCGCATCCGGGCCCGCCCCGACGCGGCGGGCCCGCTCGCCGACGCGCTGGCCCAGCGTCCTGACGTCTCCTGGGTCTCCCTGACCGCGGGCGGCACCGAGATCCTGTGCGCCGCCAAGAGTCACACCGGTCATGGCACCGACGGCACGCAGGAGCTGCTGCTGCGCCGCCTCCCGCACACCAAGGAGGTCATCGACTTCACCGCGCAGCTGGTCATGCACCGTTTCGACGACCGGCTGGGATCGGTGGGCAACCTGGCCGAGCTCGACGAGGAGCAGGTCACGCAGATCCGGTCCCGGGCCCTGGTCCGCGATCCCGAGGCGGGCCCGGTGACGCCGATCGGTCCCGACGACGACGCGCTGCTGGCCGAGCTGCGTGACGACGGCCGCACCCCGGTCGCCCGCCTGGCCCAGGCCACCGGCTGGAGTCCCGCGCGGGTGCACCGGCGTCTCGACGAGCTGGTGCGCAGCGGGCTGTTCTACTTCGACCTCGAGCTGGCCGTCGAGCTGGTGGGTCTCGGCACGCAGGCCACGATCTGGCTGACGGTGGCCCCGGCCGACCTGGACCGGGTGGGCCTGGAACTGGCCGAGCACAAGGAGATCGCCTACGTCGCCGCGATCAGCGGCAGCCGCAACCTCATGGCGTCCGCCATCACCCGCGACCCCGAGCACCTCTACCGGTACGTGACGCACGATCTCGGCGGCATCCCGGGCATCCAGCAGATCGAGATCTCGCCCATCCTGCGGCGTCTCAAGCAGGCCGGGTCGTTCATGCATGACGGCCGCCTGGCCGCCCCGGTGTCCTGAGGGCCCGAACCGAATCGGGGCTCCCTGACCCTTCGGGCTGGGGGTGACCCACCAGCGTCGGGGTACCGACGCGTCCCTCATGGGGTTCGGGGGTCAGAAGGTGAGATCGCCACCCGGCGCGACCGTGAACGCCCGCTCGACCTCGGCCGGGTCGACCTCGTCGACGGTGGCCGGGTACCAGCGCGGGTTGCGGTCCTTGTCGACGACCTGGGCGCGGATGCCCTCGCGCACGTCGTCGCGCTCGAGGCTGTGGGCCATCGCCCGGTAGTCCTGCACGAGCACCTCGCGCAGGGTCGCGGTACGGGCCTGCCGGATCGCCCGCAGCGTGATCTTCAGCGACGTGGGGGAGCGGCTCAGCAGCGTCTTCGCGGTGGCGGTGGCGTTCGGGTGCTCGTCGTTCTGCAGCCGCTCGATGATCGTGCCGACGTCGTCACCGGCGTAGCAGCGGTCGATCCACTCCTGGTCGGCGGCCAGCGTGCCCGGCTCCGGGGTCGTGGTCCAGGTGGCCAGGATGTCCTGCACGATCTTCCAGGAGGTCGCACTGGCCAGGTCCGGGAACGCGCCCGCCGGCGTGTGCACGTCGGCCAGCCCGCACAGCAGCGCGTCGGCCGGGCCGACCGGCAGCCCGGTCAGCGCCAGGTGCGTGCCCAGCTCCCCGGGCGCGCGCGCCAGCAGGTACAGCCCGCCCACGTCCGGCACCAGCCCGATGATCGTCTCCGGCATCGCCAGGCGGGTGTCCTGGGTGACCACCCGCGGCCCGGCGTGACAGCCCAGCCCGACCCCTCCGCCGTAGGTGATGCCGTTCATCAGCGACACCACCGGTTTGGGGTACTCGGCCAGCAGCGCGTTCATCCGGTACTCGTCCCACCACAGCGCCCGGGCACCCTCGCCGCCGTCGATGAGCGTCGACAGCGACACCGCCTTGATGTCACCGCCGGCGCAGAAGCCGCGCGGTCCGTCGGCGTCCAGGATCACGCACTCGATCTCGTCGTCGTCGCGCCAGGAGGCGAGCGCCGCCGAGATCGCGCGGATCATGGCGTGGGTGAGCGCGTTGATGGCGCGGGGGCGGGCGAGGGTGATCCGTCCGGCGTGGCCCTGCACTCCCACGCGGACGTCTTCACAGGTATCGGAGTCAGACATCGGCACGAACGCTACCCGCGCGTGCCGTGCGGCGTGTTACCCGGAGCGACTTCATAGGTAAGGATCTTCTCCATGACCTCTGCCCCGACCTCTGCCACCAGTCGGATCGGGCTCGGGCTGGCCGCCGTGGCCCGGCCTGCCTACATCACGCCGTCCCGCTCGGCCGACCTGGGGGCGTCGGCGGGGGAGCGGGCCGTCGAGCGTCTGCGGGCGCTGAGTCACGAGCTCCTCGACGTCGCCCACGCGGCGGGGGTGAGGTACGTGGACGTGGCCCGTTCGTACGGTCTGGCGGAGGACTTCCTGTCCTCCTGGCTGGCGGCGCGGCCTTCGGCGGAGGGGGTCGTGGTCGGGTCGAAATGGGGCTACCGGTACGTGGGCGACTGGCAGCTCGACGCCGGGGTGCACGAGGTGAAAGACCATTCGCTGGAGGCGTTCCGCGACCAGTACCCGCAGAGCCGGGAGCTGCTGGGGACGAGCCTGGCGATCTATCACATCCACTCGCTGACGCCGGACTCGCCCGCGCTCACCGACCGGGCGCTGCACCAAGCGCTGGCCGGGGTGCGGGCTGCGGGCACCCGGGTCGGGTTCTCCACGTCGGGGCCGCGTCAGGGCGAGGTGATCCGGCGGGCGCTGGAGCTGGAGGTGGACGGGCAGCCGCTGTTCACGTCGGTGGAGGCGACCTGGAACCTGCTGGAGCCCTCGGCCGGCCCGGCGCTGGCCGAGGCGGCGGCGGGCGGGGCGACGGTGATCGTGAAGGAGGCCGTGGCGAACGGGCGGCTGAGCCCGGCGGAGACCGATCCGCACCCGGCGGCGGTGGCCGCGCGGGAGGTGGCTTCGCAGCTCGGGGCCGGCGTCGACCAGGTGGCGACGGCGGCGGCGCTGGCGCAGCCGTGGGCGTGGCGGGTGTTGTCGGGGGCCGTCACGGTCGAGCAGTTGCGGGCGAACCTGGGGGCGGCCGGTCTGGACGGTCTGGACGACCTGGAGATCGACGTGGAGCGGCTGACGGCCTGGGCGCAGGACCCGCGGGAGTACTGGGCACAGCGTTCGGCGCGGGCCTGGTCGTAGAACGCGGCCCGGTCGTGAGGACGCGGCCTGTCGTGAGGACGCGGCCCGGTTGTGAGGACGCGGCCCGGTTGTGAGGGCGTGGCCCCCGGTCGTGAGGGCGTGGCCCGGTTGTGAAGGCGTGGCCCGGTTGTGAAGGCGTGGCCCGGTGCCGGGGCGCGGCCCGCTGTGCGGGGCGGGCCACGCCCTGGGGACGGGTCAGTTCTTGTCGGGCACCAGGCTCGAGGGCTGCGGCGTCTCGGCCAGCACCCGGTCGATCTCGGCCAGTTCCTCCTGCACGAGCTCCAGGTTCTCCAGCGCGTCGACGTTCTGCTCCAGCTGCGCCACCGACGAGGCACCGATCACCAGCGAGGTGACCCGCTCGTCGCGCAGCGCCCAGGCCAGCGCGAGCTGCGCCAGCGACTGACCGCGCTTCTCGGCCACCGCGGCCAGGTTGCGCAGGCGGCCGATCAGCTCGTCGGTGATCTGGTTCGCGTCCAGCGACTTGCCCTGGGTGGCCCGCGAGCCCTCCGGGATGCCGTTGAGGTAGCGGTTGGTCAGCAGGCCCTGCTGCAGCGTGCTGAAACCGATGATGCCGAAGCCCTCGTCCTCGGCCGCGTCGAGCAGGCCGTCGTCCTCGATCCAGCGGTTGAGCATCGAGTACGAGGGCTGGTGGATCAGCAGCGGCGTGCCGGCCTCACGCAGCAGCTTCGCCATCGTGCGCGAGTGCTCGGAGGTGTAGCTGGAGATACCCACGTACAGCGCCTTGCCCTGCTGCACGGCGGAGGTCAGCGCGGCGGCGGTCTCCTCCAGCGGCGTGGTGGGGTCGTAGCGGTGGGAGTAGAAGATGTCGACGTAGTCCAGGCCCAGGCGGGTCAGGGACTGGTCGAGCGACGAGAGCATGTACTTGCGCCCGCCGCCGCCCTGCCCGTACGGGCCGGCCCACATGTCGTACCCGGCCTTGCTGGAGATGACCAGCTCGTCGCGGTACGGCTTGAGGTCGGCGGCGAACAGGCGGCCGGCGTTGATCTCGGCCGAGCCGTAGGGCGGGCCGTAGTTGTTGGCCAGGTCGAAGTGCGTGATGCCGAGGTCGAACGCGCGCAGGGCGATGTCGCGCTGGGTGGCCCACGGCTTGTCGTCGCCGAAGTTGTGCCAGAAGCCCAGCGACAGCAGCGGCAGGTCGAGCCCGGAACGGCCGGTGCGGCGGTAGCGCATGCTGCCGTCGTAACGGGCGGGGTCGGGGCGGTACGTCATCGGTGCGCTCCAGCTTCGGATGGTGATTCGTGCCGGGCCCATTGTGTCCTGTGCTGCGGCGGGGGCTGAACGCACCCCGTACACCTGTTCGGGCTACGACCGGTCAAGTCGGACTCGGGCGGCGTCGAGGCTGGACTGTGAGTCCCGAGCAGAAGGTGACCCCGGCGACGGGCGCCGCCGCCGTCGGCGTGCCCGTAGAGCTGCCTGATTTCGAGGTCCTGGGGCAGCTGGGCGGTGGCGCCGGCAGCACCGTCTACCGGGTGCGCCGCCGCGGTTCCGGCGACCCGCAGGAGTACGCCCTCAAGCTGCTCGAGCGTTCCGACGCGCTGACGTCGCTGCGCCGCGAGGCCGCGCTGCTGACGGCGGTCGACCATCCCGGCCTGCCCCGCGTGCACGAGGTCGGGGTCGCCGACCGGCGTCCGTACCTGGTCATGGACCTGGTGCAGGGCACGTCGCTGGGTGACCTGCTCGACCGCGGCGCGATGACCCCCGAACGCGTGATCGCCCTGGTGCTCGACGTGATCGAGCCGCTGGCCGCCGTGCACGCCCGCGGTCTGGTGCACCGCGACCTGAAGCCGCAGAACGTGATGGTGCTGCCCGACGGCCGGGCCCGGCTGATCGACTTCGGCCTGACCGCCCGCGAGGGCGACGACGAGGACGGCGACGCGCAGGCCCCGGTCGCCGTCGGCACGCTCGGGTACTCCGCGCCGGAGCAGTCCGGCATGCTCAAGCGGCCCGTCGACAACCGGTCCGACCTGTACTCCCTCGGCGTCATCATGTTCGAGGCGGTCGCGGGGGTGCTGCCGTTCTCCACCGCCGACGTCGGTGAGCTGCTGCGCGCCCACGCGTCGCTGCCCGCCCCGCTGCTCACCGACCTGCTGCCCGACGTGCCGCCCGAACTGGCCCACGTCGTCGACACGCTGCTGGCCAAGGATCCCGACGACCGCTACCAGGACGGCCGGGCCCTGGCTGCCGACCTGCGGGCGATCGCGGGCAAGCAGAGCCCCGCGCCCACGGCCGACGCCCCGCCGATGTTCGGCCGTCAGGGAGAGCTGGACACCCTCCGGCAGCAGTGGACGCGGGTGCGCGCCGGCAGCGGCGGGTTCGCCTTCGTGCGCAGCGACAACGGGCTGGGCAAGACCCGCCTGGTGCAGGAGTTCGGTGACCTGGTCGAGGAGGGCGGCTCGCTGGTGCTGCGCGCGCGCGTCCTGCCCGGCGAGAACCTGCCGTTCGCCGCGTTCCGCCAGGTGTTCGTCAACTACCTGCAGCAGCTGACCCGCCTGCCCTGGGGTGAGCGCTGGGAGCGGGCCGCGCGGCTGCGCCCGGTGTTCGAGAACTGGTCACCGGCCATGCTCGAGCGGATCGCGCCGGGCCTGGACGCGGTGCTGCGCCAGGGGCAGCAGCGTCGTCCCGCCCCCGAGCGGCACGAGCTGCCGGCCGCCGAGGACGAGATCCTGGCCCTGCTCGGCGAGATCGACGCGGCCGCCGAACCGCAGAACGACGAGCAGCTGGGCGCGGCGATCGCGACCGCGCTGCTCGACCTGGCCCGCACCTCCGGCGGCCTGTTGCTGATCCTCGACGACGTGACCGCCGCCGACGCGTCCGTGCGCCAGGTCATCGCCCACCTGGCCGACCAGGTCCGGGACGTGCCGATGCTCTACCTGGGCACCGGTCGCGACGGTGAGCTGGAGCGGGTGCTCGACGACAGCGAGCTGGCCTCGTACATCGCCACCGCCGCCCGCGTGCTCGACGTCGACCTGCGGCTGGAACCGCTCGACGAGGCCTCGGTCGGTGCCCAGGTGCGCTCGCTGGTTCCCGGCCAGCACCTGCCCGACGACGCCCTCGCCGCGTTCACCACCCGCAGCAACGGCAACCCGTTCATCGCCCAGGAGTACCTGTGGGCCGTGATCGACGCGGGTCTGCTGCGGCCCGCGTGGGGCACCTGGGAGCTCGACCTCGATCGGCTCGACGAGCTCGCCCTGCCCCAGGACGCGATGGGCCTGCTGGTCAACCGCGTGCAGAAGCTCGCCCCGCACGCGCGGGCCCTGATGGTCACGGCCGCCGCGATGGGCGCCCAGCTGCGGGTGGACGTGGTCGCCGCGGTCGAACGGCGCAGTGCCGCCAGCGTTCTCGGGGTGTTCACCGAGGCCGCCCGCCAGCGCCTGGTCGAGGCCGGTGAGGAGGGCACGTTCCGCTTCCTGCACGGCCGCATCGCCGAGGCCGTCCTCGAGACCCTCACCCCGTCCGAGCTCGAGCAGCTGCACCTGCGCATCGCCGAGGTGCTGGCCGCCCGCCCGCCCGGTGACCCGGCCCGGGCCGTCGCCCACACCTTCGCGATCGCCCGGCACTACCTCAAGGCCGGATCGCTGGCCCCGCCCGAGCGGGTCTACGCCGCCTGCCTGGAGGCGGGCAAACTCGCGCTCGAGGAGTCCGCGGCCGCCGAGGCCGTCGAGTTCCTCGAGCACGCCGCCCGCCTGGTGCGGCGCCGTGACAGCGGCACCAGCTCGGTGCTGGTGCTGCTGGGCCGCGCGCTGAAGCAGGCCGGGCAGTTCAGCGCCGCCCGCCGGCGCCTCGACCAGGCGCTCACGGCCGAGACGGACCCGATCGCCAGGGCCGCGATCCACACCCAGCTGGCCGAGGTGCACCGGGCCGGGTTCCGCGCCGCCGAGCTCGAGGACGCGATCACCCAGGGCTTCGCCGCGACCGGCCGGCCGCTGCCCACCAGCACGCTGTGGCTGCTGCTGACCTCGGTGACGATGGCGCTGGCCTCGATCGGCCGCCGCCACCTGCGCCCGCTGCTGGGCGAC
This genomic interval carries:
- a CDS encoding Lrp/AsnC family transcriptional regulator, translated to MEILTTDELDHQLIHALRLDPRVPFARFASLTGVSEQTAARRFRRLREHGVLRVHGLVDPFGNALGNWMVRIRARPDAAGPLADALAQRPDVSWVSLTAGGTEILCAAKSHTGHGTDGTQELLLRRLPHTKEVIDFTAQLVMHRFDDRLGSVGNLAELDEEQVTQIRSRALVRDPEAGPVTPIGPDDDALLAELRDDGRTPVARLAQATGWSPARVHRRLDELVRSGLFYFDLELAVELVGLGTQATIWLTVAPADLDRVGLELAEHKEIAYVAAISGSRNLMASAITRDPEHLYRYVTHDLGGIPGIQQIEISPILRRLKQAGSFMHDGRLAAPVS
- the mgrA gene encoding L-glyceraldehyde 3-phosphate reductase, which encodes MTYRPDPARYDGSMRYRRTGRSGLDLPLLSLGFWHNFGDDKPWATQRDIALRAFDLGITHFDLANNYGPPYGSAEINAGRLFAADLKPYRDELVISSKAGYDMWAGPYGQGGGGRKYMLSSLDQSLTRLGLDYVDIFYSHRYDPTTPLEETAAALTSAVQQGKALYVGISSYTSEHSRTMAKLLREAGTPLLIHQPSYSMLNRWIEDDGLLDAAEDEGFGIIGFSTLQQGLLTNRYLNGIPEGSRATQGKSLDANQITDELIGRLRNLAAVAEKRGQSLAQLALAWALRDERVTSLVIGASSVAQLEQNVDALENLELVQEELAEIDRVLAETPQPSSLVPDKN
- a CDS encoding methyl-accepting chemotaxis protein, whose translation is MGVGSIVLTAGVLGGVAGWQSGVFSNKADETIANQRDNELDSLTSQVYQLVGNAGAATQDRVNRANTVALADLAERGGLQLGGPDVTWNAVNQVSQKATTVSLPRVSVDGQWLGQNRNVKQGTPVVDSLAEKVGGAVTIFQRMNADGDLLRVATNVPNAEGKRAIGTYIPSVGADGKANAVVAAIKAGKPYRGVAQVVGTWYVTAYDPLKNADGDVVGAVFFGVPQADAIKELTESVASTKIGQHGGISIFSNETADRGRVIASGLPVTETDKPLEVTDADGTPYVQQIVDAAATLEEGQEWSANYNLPGVDSPAADSTVRVMYYAPYKWAIAVQTYNPDYAAASEALSDGRASMLTILAIAAVLLALVGGGLAWYWARRTANRLATLTGALDKVARRDLNVQVTEGTDEIGQMSKALNTAVGEIRSLLSDMATTATGVARAAGQVSTVGDEVSGAADAVAARTTHVATEAEDVARTMATMEAGSNEMSSAISEIARNATQAASVAQETVQRTEQARAVIDRLGNSSAQIVDVVEVINAIAGQTNLLALNATIEAARAGEVGKGFAVVANEVKELARQTAEATVDVTSRVNAIKSDTDDAVAAITAIGEAIERVSSFQEAIAGAVEEQSSVTSEMSRSVEVVTIGGTQISAGIGEVKETVASTLKAVGSSREAARTLDENARELTRLVDRFAR
- a CDS encoding aldo/keto reductase; protein product: MTSAPTSATSRIGLGLAAVARPAYITPSRSADLGASAGERAVERLRALSHELLDVAHAAGVRYVDVARSYGLAEDFLSSWLAARPSAEGVVVGSKWGYRYVGDWQLDAGVHEVKDHSLEAFRDQYPQSRELLGTSLAIYHIHSLTPDSPALTDRALHQALAGVRAAGTRVGFSTSGPRQGEVIRRALELEVDGQPLFTSVEATWNLLEPSAGPALAEAAAGGATVIVKEAVANGRLSPAETDPHPAAVAAREVASQLGAGVDQVATAAALAQPWAWRVLSGAVTVEQLRANLGAAGLDGLDDLEIDVERLTAWAQDPREYWAQRSARAWS
- a CDS encoding MFS transporter is translated as MRKWTPLLAVCLGTFMLLIDVTIVNVALPDITRDLEASFSQVQWVIDIYALSLAALMLGAGGLADALGRRRIYLAGLTVFALASVACGLSQDITVLIIGRAVQGIGGAAMFATTVALINVSYSGRDRGTAYGIWGAVAGASAGVGSVIGGVLTDLLSWRWAFWVNLPVSVLAIALSIAVFADAERRRVRLDVPGMVTFTAAAGLITYAIIEAGESSWTSRTPVVSAVLGLLALAAFVLLERRAEHPLIDLTLLRSPVFTGAVLAAAVLSSAAFGSSALVSIWLQSVVGLSPLQTGLALLPMSVVAFAVAGFLSSRLHGVPVARPIGAGLFLIGCGSLLMLFVRAGSSWTALLAGLLVVGLGVGLATPPLTAAALSAVPVQRSGMASGVLNTSRQLGLAFGVAVLGSVFASRAASTLRDAGVPSADDVASAVAGGQTQVVLAKAPAAFHDQLRTAVHEAFASGLHGAFVIAGGVGVVGALVVFALLRRAPSEPDAPAPAAEPAVVRS
- a CDS encoding enoyl-CoA hydratase/isomerase family protein, whose amino-acid sequence is MSDSDTCEDVRVGVQGHAGRITLARPRAINALTHAMIRAISAALASWRDDDEIECVILDADGPRGFCAGGDIKAVSLSTLIDGGEGARALWWDEYRMNALLAEYPKPVVSLMNGITYGGGVGLGCHAGPRVVTQDTRLAMPETIIGLVPDVGGLYLLARAPGELGTHLALTGLPVGPADALLCGLADVHTPAGAFPDLASATSWKIVQDILATWTTTPEPGTLAADQEWIDRCYAGDDVGTIIERLQNDEHPNATATAKTLLSRSPTSLKITLRAIRQARTATLREVLVQDYRAMAHSLERDDVREGIRAQVVDKDRNPRWYPATVDEVDPAEVERAFTVAPGGDLTF